A window of Chitinophaga sp. MM2321 contains these coding sequences:
- a CDS encoding polysaccharide lyase family 8 super-sandwich domain-containing protein gives MKCRLLLFIFFCTCSLASIAQTDYTLVMDRVREEQLSSAGSITTLNSNVAATLATLKTNGSWPDIIYSNVSNYQAATHINRVKTFALGYMHPSSAYYHNDTLFDAITRSLDYWDTRDPISSNWFHNEISNPQRIGEILITLETAPLSLPSTLRSNLISQMNRGNPANQTGANKLDVATHFIYRACLTANATLMNTGVTQAFQPIVITTGEGIQPDMTFQQHGPQLYMSGYGQGFLAGEVKVATYLRGTTWALSSTKLTLLSNFVRNGFLKVLRGRYIDFSVSGRSISKVNHLSQPNTGTITKMKALDTTHAAEYDAAIARHGGSQPPSYMITPLHRHYWHSDYTVHHRPGYFFGLRNVSTRTAKSENGNKENLKGYYLSEGATSIQVNGPEYYNIFPVWDWARIPGTTVPVITTFPLRAEWGDDIDNRGKASYSGGVSDSVYGAIALAFNDYNTQARKSWFFFDNEVVCLGGNIKSTASQAINTTVNQCLLNGNVTVFEGGSQSTLATGSYTYNNTLKWASHDGVGYYFPSGGNIRLTNQAQSGTWNSINNNGGSTATQTMNVFKLWFDHGTAPTNDSYAYYVVPGQDMATYDTSQVRIQYNTSGIQAVRHVGLNVWQMMFYTAGTFTKDSVTITVDRACAIMLKGVGTTNVTMHIASPSQSSTAVKVYLDLPNIPQTRLLNCTMPSGNSAGSSVVYNVNLSTPIHGTSGSIPAIADSYVRDGATYENANFGTVTSLMVKKDGVGYTRETFFKFNVSSLPSNTQQVKLRLRVNYANTDITTVPWIAQYVSDDSWTETGITWNNMPAVTSNLDTIQALAAGNYAEWDVTDIAIAQQSADGILTLKVVSNGTGALTDANFSSRETTETDRRPSLVYTSSPPLQLRMQSAISKETIYQGTKVFPVPAGNFVRVQTDRVYNKAELRDVSGRVVKLEILDGSQQFEINLQQLPAGLYFLQLSGPERNETRKVVKK, from the coding sequence ATGAAATGCAGACTGTTACTCTTTATTTTTTTCTGTACCTGTTCGCTGGCATCCATCGCCCAAACGGATTACACGCTGGTGATGGATCGCGTCCGCGAGGAACAGCTATCCTCGGCGGGGTCGATTACCACGCTGAATAGCAATGTGGCGGCTACGCTGGCCACCCTTAAAACGAATGGCTCCTGGCCGGACATCATCTATAGCAATGTCTCCAACTACCAGGCGGCCACCCACATCAACCGGGTGAAAACTTTTGCGCTTGGATATATGCACCCCAGCAGTGCCTACTATCACAACGACACCCTTTTTGACGCCATTACCCGTTCGCTGGACTACTGGGACACCCGCGATCCGATAAGCTCGAACTGGTTTCACAACGAGATATCCAACCCGCAGCGGATCGGGGAAATACTCATCACGCTGGAAACCGCGCCTCTCTCCCTGCCCTCCACCCTGCGGAGCAACCTGATATCGCAGATGAACCGGGGCAATCCCGCCAACCAAACAGGCGCGAACAAACTGGACGTTGCCACACATTTCATTTACCGCGCCTGCCTCACCGCAAACGCCACGCTCATGAACACGGGGGTCACACAAGCGTTCCAACCCATCGTCATCACTACCGGAGAGGGCATCCAGCCAGACATGACCTTCCAGCAGCATGGCCCCCAGCTGTATATGTCCGGTTATGGCCAGGGATTTTTAGCCGGCGAGGTAAAAGTTGCCACCTATCTGCGCGGTACAACCTGGGCATTGTCCAGCACCAAGCTCACCCTCCTCAGCAATTTTGTGCGCAATGGATTTTTGAAGGTCCTGCGCGGCAGGTATATCGATTTCAGCGTAAGCGGCCGCAGCATAAGCAAGGTCAATCATCTCTCCCAGCCAAACACCGGCACGATTACGAAGATGAAGGCGCTGGATACCACACATGCGGCAGAATACGATGCAGCCATTGCCCGCCACGGCGGCAGCCAGCCGCCCTCTTACATGATAACGCCCCTGCATAGACATTACTGGCATTCCGATTATACGGTGCATCACCGCCCGGGTTATTTCTTTGGTCTGCGGAACGTATCCACGCGTACCGCCAAGTCCGAGAACGGTAACAAGGAAAACCTGAAAGGGTATTATCTCTCTGAAGGCGCAACCAGCATCCAGGTGAATGGCCCGGAATACTATAATATTTTCCCCGTGTGGGACTGGGCGCGGATACCCGGTACTACAGTACCTGTTATCACTACGTTCCCGCTTCGCGCGGAATGGGGCGATGATATTGATAATCGCGGCAAGGCATCCTATTCCGGCGGCGTTTCCGATTCTGTATACGGCGCAATAGCGTTGGCTTTTAACGACTACAACACACAGGCACGCAAATCCTGGTTCTTTTTTGACAACGAAGTGGTTTGCCTTGGCGGGAACATAAAGTCCACCGCCTCGCAAGCCATCAATACCACCGTGAACCAGTGCCTGCTCAACGGCAATGTGACCGTATTCGAGGGTGGCTCGCAAAGCACACTGGCTACCGGCTCGTACACTTATAACAATACGCTGAAATGGGCATCGCACGACGGTGTCGGGTATTATTTCCCTTCGGGTGGCAACATACGCCTGACCAACCAGGCCCAGTCCGGCACCTGGAATAGCATCAACAACAACGGCGGCTCCACCGCCACACAAACCATGAACGTATTCAAGCTCTGGTTCGACCATGGCACTGCCCCCACGAACGACAGTTATGCATACTATGTGGTGCCCGGGCAGGATATGGCCACTTACGACACCTCGCAGGTGCGCATACAATACAATACCAGCGGTATACAGGCAGTGCGCCATGTGGGTCTGAATGTCTGGCAGATGATGTTTTACACAGCCGGTACTTTCACCAAAGACTCCGTAACCATTACGGTGGACAGGGCTTGCGCCATTATGCTGAAAGGCGTGGGAACTACCAATGTGACCATGCACATAGCAAGTCCTTCGCAGTCCTCCACCGCGGTAAAGGTATATCTTGATCTTCCGAACATTCCGCAGACAAGGCTTCTCAACTGCACCATGCCTTCAGGTAACTCAGCCGGCTCTTCGGTCGTTTATAACGTCAATCTTTCGACACCGATACACGGAACGAGCGGTTCGATACCCGCGATTGCGGACTCATATGTGCGCGACGGCGCTACTTACGAAAATGCGAACTTCGGCACCGTCACCTCACTGATGGTCAAAAAAGACGGGGTAGGTTATACGCGCGAAACCTTCTTCAAGTTTAATGTATCCAGCTTACCTTCCAATACACAACAGGTGAAATTGCGGCTGCGTGTGAACTATGCAAACACCGACATCACTACCGTGCCGTGGATAGCCCAGTACGTAAGCGACGACAGCTGGACGGAAACCGGCATCACCTGGAACAATATGCCCGCCGTTACTTCCAACCTCGATACCATACAGGCATTGGCCGCAGGCAACTATGCAGAATGGGACGTGACCGATATCGCGATAGCCCAGCAATCGGCGGACGGGATACTTACCCTCAAGGTCGTTTCCAATGGTACCGGCGCTTTGACGGACGCAAACTTCAGTTCAAGAGAAACCACCGAGACGGACAGGCGGCCTTCGCTGGTATACACTTCCAGTCCTCCTCTTCAGCTCAGGATGCAGTCGGCAATATCCAAAGAAACAATTTACCAGGGCACAAAAGTATTCCCCGTTCCGGCAGGAAATTTTGTGCGGGTACAAACGGATCGCGTGTACAATAAAGCGGAATTGAGAGACGTTTCCGGACGTGTAGTAAAACTGGAAATATTAGATGGTAGTCAGCAGTTCGAGATCAATCTTCAGCAGCTGCCGGCAGGCTTGTACTTCCTGCAGCTGAGCGGGCCGGAGAGAAATGAAACCAGGAAGGTGGTGAAGAAGTAA
- a CDS encoding two-component regulator propeller domain-containing protein: MIFRQVVCLYLVILLAFTSTKGQNIAFNHLTVENGLSHNSVISIAQDARGFIWYGTRYGLNRYDGLRFKIYQQREGDSTGLPGNTIPAIYADSRKVLWIGTSVGLCRYDPEKDSFERIPLTPGMHENVNTIFEDRKGRLWVATNSGLYLETDSLFHFRKFTHAQGQLAGYRARSICQDKRGDIWVGTNNGLNRIRGTGGQFRFETFRHEEGNAASLGMNYITSLAEDPAGRIWIGTQYAGIDIYDPITSTFTHLTEPGLAHNFVRSIISDKAGKMWVGTQEGLNVIDPVKLEAATYRYDPGNKNSLSQNSIHSLFEDNNGTVWIGTYFGGVNMVHSYSTFFTTWQNSKVQPGISDDVVSYILEDRQQNLWICTEGGGLNYYNRKTGAYTYYKHAPDDPGSIGSNLVKIVYEDADHNIWTGTHGGGLDVMAKGTGRFKRYFYDQQDPNAFPREITSLMEDNEGRFWIGSNTGLHIMQRKGTELFPLNDSALTGPTAKQSIRYLFQDSRGRYWAGATRGLYMSQGGKMKAVLKKYINAVQEDSRGNIWVSLYYGGLVRYSPDLRQHTMYTEKDGLPHNNVMGLLEDEHHQFWISTGNGLVKFDPEKKSFQTYTISDGIAANTFNYNAFLKDSRGEMYFGGFNGITSFFPGRIAANTYSAPVLFTGLQLFNQPVNIGGKNGLLKKDIGYLRKLSFRHDQEVFTIEFALLNYIKSGKNRYAYKLEDADRDWIETSTPSVTYANLSSGSYTLWVKGANNDGVWSTPVFMDITVQPPFWRTWWAYCLYAVLLALLFFVVTRYFFMRALLLKEEDLHQVKLNFFTHVSHEIRTHLTLLMAPVEKMIHTLKHDDPMRPQLSTVRNNADRLLKLVSELMDFRKAETNHLKLHVAEQDLIPFLENIGGNFRELSRRRRIKTAFSYDIQQAPAYFDREQLDKVFFNLLSNAFKFTPDGGCISLHVAQHKNTYIITVTDNGRGIAPEYLGKLFTNFFQVADHGFQNTGYGIGLALSRNIVELHKGTLTVESAPLADGREGRTCFTVTLQLGSAHFEGTQHVIGKHEAMEIPPVRVMEEDIQPAQPEENHPLTVHIVEDNPKLRELVRETFSGQYLVLESENGAEGLALATSQIPDIVISDVMMPEMDGLRFCYLLKTDERTSHIPVILLTAKSSQEDQLSGLETGADLYLTKPFSTRVLELNVRNLLASREKMQQKYGRQLKAERPDVPAAALPNSLDNAFLEKLVELVHEHMDDPEFGVDMLARKVAMSQPVLYKKLKALTNMSVNDFVKSLRLRKAAELLRKKQHTVYEVAYMVGYNDRKYFSREFKKQFGKTPTAYAGEPDL, translated from the coding sequence ATGATTTTCAGGCAGGTGGTGTGCTTATACCTGGTAATTTTACTTGCTTTTACGTCAACCAAAGGACAGAATATTGCATTTAACCACCTGACAGTGGAAAACGGCCTGTCCCATAATTCTGTAATCTCCATTGCGCAGGATGCAAGAGGTTTTATCTGGTATGGCACCCGTTACGGTCTCAATCGTTACGATGGTCTGCGGTTCAAAATTTACCAACAGCGCGAGGGAGATTCCACCGGCCTTCCGGGAAACACTATCCCCGCCATTTACGCTGATTCCCGGAAAGTCCTTTGGATAGGCACCTCCGTGGGCCTCTGCCGGTACGACCCCGAAAAGGACTCGTTCGAACGCATCCCACTCACACCCGGGATGCATGAAAATGTGAACACCATTTTCGAAGACCGTAAAGGGCGGCTATGGGTAGCGACCAACAGCGGATTGTATCTGGAAACCGATTCGCTCTTCCACTTCCGGAAATTCACGCACGCACAGGGCCAACTGGCCGGATATAGGGCGCGTAGCATCTGCCAGGACAAACGGGGCGACATCTGGGTGGGTACCAATAACGGCCTCAACCGCATCCGCGGAACTGGTGGTCAATTCCGCTTCGAGACCTTCCGGCACGAAGAAGGCAACGCCGCCAGCCTCGGTATGAACTACATCACCTCGCTTGCGGAAGACCCGGCCGGTCGCATCTGGATAGGTACGCAATATGCCGGGATTGACATTTACGATCCGATCACCAGTACCTTCACCCACCTCACCGAGCCAGGGTTGGCGCACAATTTCGTGCGCAGCATCATTAGCGATAAAGCGGGCAAAATGTGGGTGGGCACGCAGGAAGGACTCAACGTGATCGATCCCGTTAAGCTGGAAGCGGCTACCTACCGCTACGATCCCGGCAACAAAAACAGCCTTTCCCAAAATTCCATCCATTCCCTTTTTGAGGACAACAACGGCACCGTTTGGATCGGCACTTATTTTGGCGGGGTGAACATGGTGCATTCCTACAGTACCTTCTTCACTACCTGGCAGAACAGTAAGGTACAGCCCGGCATCAGCGATGATGTGGTAAGCTACATCCTTGAAGACAGGCAGCAGAACCTTTGGATCTGTACCGAAGGTGGCGGCCTGAATTACTACAACCGTAAAACCGGCGCCTATACTTATTATAAGCATGCTCCCGATGATCCCGGCTCCATTGGTTCCAATCTTGTGAAGATCGTATACGAAGACGCCGATCATAACATCTGGACCGGCACACATGGCGGCGGGTTGGACGTAATGGCAAAAGGCACAGGGCGTTTTAAAAGATATTTCTACGATCAGCAGGACCCGAACGCTTTCCCGCGCGAAATCACTTCGCTGATGGAGGACAACGAGGGCCGCTTCTGGATCGGTTCAAACACCGGCCTGCACATTATGCAGCGCAAAGGAACTGAATTGTTTCCCCTGAACGATTCCGCGCTTACCGGGCCAACCGCCAAACAGTCTATCCGTTATCTTTTCCAGGATTCGCGCGGCAGATACTGGGCAGGCGCTACCAGGGGGTTGTACATGAGCCAGGGTGGGAAGATGAAGGCTGTCCTCAAGAAATACATCAATGCCGTGCAGGAAGATTCGCGGGGCAACATCTGGGTGAGCCTGTATTACGGCGGCCTGGTGCGATACAGTCCGGATTTGCGGCAACATACCATGTACACGGAAAAAGACGGGCTCCCGCACAACAATGTGATGGGCCTGCTGGAAGACGAGCATCACCAGTTCTGGATCAGCACAGGCAATGGCCTTGTGAAGTTCGACCCGGAGAAAAAATCCTTCCAGACATACACCATCAGCGATGGCATAGCGGCCAACACTTTTAATTACAATGCCTTCCTGAAAGACAGCCGGGGCGAAATGTACTTCGGCGGGTTCAACGGCATCACCAGTTTCTTCCCTGGCAGGATAGCGGCGAATACCTACTCCGCTCCCGTACTTTTCACCGGCCTGCAGCTGTTCAACCAACCGGTGAACATCGGCGGGAAAAATGGCCTTCTGAAAAAAGATATCGGTTATCTGCGCAAGCTCAGTTTCCGGCACGACCAGGAAGTGTTCACCATCGAATTCGCCTTACTCAACTACATCAAAAGCGGCAAAAACCGCTATGCATACAAGCTGGAAGACGCAGACCGCGACTGGATAGAAACCAGCACCCCGTCTGTGACCTATGCCAACCTGTCGTCCGGCAGCTACACACTTTGGGTGAAAGGCGCCAATAACGATGGCGTATGGAGTACGCCTGTGTTTATGGACATTACCGTTCAGCCGCCGTTCTGGCGCACCTGGTGGGCATATTGCCTGTATGCGGTGTTGCTGGCGCTGCTGTTCTTCGTCGTTACCCGGTACTTTTTCATGCGGGCATTGCTGCTGAAGGAAGAAGACCTGCACCAGGTAAAACTCAACTTCTTCACCCATGTATCCCACGAAATTCGCACCCACCTTACGCTGCTGATGGCGCCGGTGGAAAAGATGATCCATACACTTAAACATGATGACCCGATGCGGCCGCAGCTGTCCACCGTGCGCAACAATGCGGACAGGCTACTGAAGCTCGTCAGCGAACTGATGGACTTCCGCAAAGCGGAAACCAATCACCTCAAACTGCATGTGGCGGAGCAAGACCTTATTCCTTTCCTGGAAAACATCGGCGGTAATTTCAGGGAATTGTCGCGGCGCAGGCGGATCAAAACGGCTTTCAGTTATGATATACAACAAGCTCCCGCGTATTTCGACCGCGAGCAGCTGGACAAGGTGTTCTTTAACCTGTTAAGCAATGCGTTCAAGTTCACGCCAGATGGCGGTTGCATCAGCCTGCATGTGGCGCAGCATAAAAACACGTACATCATAACGGTCACGGATAATGGTCGCGGCATAGCCCCGGAATACCTGGGCAAGCTGTTCACCAATTTTTTCCAGGTGGCCGATCACGGGTTCCAGAACACCGGTTACGGCATTGGGCTGGCGCTGTCCAGAAATATTGTGGAGCTGCACAAAGGCACGCTGACCGTGGAAAGCGCGCCGCTGGCAGATGGAAGGGAAGGCAGAACGTGCTTTACCGTTACCCTGCAACTGGGCAGCGCGCATTTTGAAGGCACGCAACATGTGATCGGCAAGCATGAAGCGATGGAAATACCTCCTGTCCGCGTGATGGAAGAAGACATCCAACCGGCGCAGCCGGAAGAAAACCACCCGCTCACGGTGCATATCGTGGAAGACAACCCGAAACTGCGCGAACTGGTAAGGGAGACCTTCAGCGGACAATACCTCGTGCTGGAGAGTGAGAACGGCGCCGAAGGGCTTGCGCTCGCCACCTCGCAAATACCAGACATCGTGATCAGCGATGTGATGATGCCTGAAATGGACGGCCTGCGCTTCTGCTATCTGTTAAAAACCGATGAACGCACCAGTCACATCCCCGTGATACTGCTCACTGCCAAAAGCTCGCAGGAAGACCAGTTGAGCGGCCTGGAAACCGGTGCAGACTTGTATCTTACCAAACCATTCAGCACCCGCGTGCTGGAGTTGAACGTGCGTAACCTGCTGGCTTCCAGGGAAAAGATGCAGCAGAAATACGGACGGCAGCTAAAGGCCGAACGGCCGGACGTTCCCGCTGCCGCGCTTCCCAATTCGCTGGACAACGCCTTCCTCGAAAAGCTGGTGGAGCTCGTACACGAGCATATGGACGACCCGGAATTCGGTGTAGACATGCTGGCCCGCAAGGTAGCTATGAGCCAGCCAGTATTGTACAAAAAACTGAAAGCCCTCACCAATATGTCCGTAAACGATTTCGTAAAATCCCTCCGCCTCAGAAAAGCGGCCGAGCTGCTCCGGAAAAAACAGCATACGGTGTACGAAGTGGCGTATATGGTTGGGTATAACGACCGGAAATATTTCAGCCGGGAGTTCAAAAAACAGTTCGGCAAGACCCCTACAGCCTATGCAGGCGAGCCGGATTTATAA
- a CDS encoding glycoside hydrolase family 2 TIM barrel-domain containing protein, with product MKLNFEIPHKNKTASVAIILLLAFISFSFTPFQSKEGPRTEVLLGGKWSFVTVDKDYPKDKAPGDSAAWEMISIPHNYGYLEAEAGKENFRGPAWYRKMIDIPKDIKGKRIFVKFEAASLVADVWINGKYLGQHRGGFSAFTFEISNFVKPGEENKLEVRTDNAPKPDVAPLAGDFTIFGGLYRPVHLIITDEACITPLDHGSPGVSILQTKVTKNEAVLDISTQVSYLAARTDLRTPRPDIGILEAITDAAPNSAKRTLSFTLFDAEGNIVVSDERPIVIQRLVTPMYTQHVTVRRPHLWQGQSDPYLYRAVIELKNEGTVTDCVTQSVGLRNFRVDPEKGFFLNDQYLKLQGVCLHQGQDHKGWAVTAEDEQQDVDLIAEMGGNAIRAVHYQHSDNFYTICDKAGILVWAELPVVNQVSLPGTDPGLSFAQTTTEQLRDLIRQNINHASIFTWCLFNEVQPGGKDPHRDIRDLNMQAHGEDPTRPTIVAASHNWWPELNRISDWVGFNTYPFWYTGNEAGKSFDARRPIPLIPAFCISEYGAGASMIQHQQHLTLKDKPVATAGRWHPEEWQSYAHERIWKDIADRRYIWGSFLWQMFESCTWNRREGDRDGINDKGLMTYDRQRKKDTYFFYKANWNPEPMVYITSRRHVRRGQAITPVRVYSNASLVELKVNGKSIGARKTNDIRIAEWQEVNLAPGKNTIAVSAKWGSKVVTDSCEWEYVPGLKEVYPTPGDKDGKPVVGK from the coding sequence ATGAAATTAAATTTCGAAATACCACATAAAAATAAAACGGCATCCGTTGCAATTATTTTATTGCTTGCTTTTATCTCTTTCTCATTTACGCCTTTTCAATCAAAAGAGGGGCCGCGCACGGAAGTGCTCCTTGGCGGTAAGTGGAGTTTTGTGACGGTCGATAAAGACTATCCAAAAGACAAAGCGCCTGGGGATTCCGCGGCTTGGGAAATGATCAGCATTCCGCATAACTACGGCTATCTGGAGGCGGAGGCGGGAAAGGAAAATTTTCGCGGGCCGGCATGGTACCGGAAGATGATCGACATCCCGAAGGACATAAAGGGCAAACGCATCTTCGTAAAATTTGAAGCGGCTTCACTCGTTGCGGATGTCTGGATAAATGGAAAATATCTTGGGCAACATCGTGGCGGCTTTAGTGCTTTCACTTTCGAGATCTCCAATTTTGTAAAGCCGGGGGAAGAAAATAAACTGGAAGTCCGCACCGACAATGCGCCCAAGCCTGACGTTGCGCCGCTTGCCGGCGACTTCACGATCTTTGGAGGTTTATACCGTCCCGTACATCTTATCATTACTGATGAAGCCTGCATCACACCGCTCGATCACGGTTCGCCGGGCGTTTCCATCCTTCAGACAAAAGTAACAAAGAACGAAGCGGTGCTTGATATTTCCACACAGGTTTCATACCTGGCTGCGAGAACAGACCTGCGCACTCCCCGGCCGGATATCGGAATACTGGAAGCCATCACGGATGCCGCGCCGAATTCGGCCAAACGCACGCTCAGCTTTACGCTTTTTGACGCTGAAGGAAATATCGTGGTATCAGATGAACGGCCTATCGTCATCCAGCGTTTAGTGACGCCGATGTATACACAACACGTTACGGTCAGGCGCCCACATTTATGGCAGGGCCAGTCCGACCCTTATCTATACCGTGCTGTAATCGAATTAAAAAATGAGGGAACCGTTACCGATTGTGTAACGCAGTCCGTTGGCCTTCGCAATTTCCGCGTCGATCCTGAAAAAGGTTTTTTCCTGAATGATCAATACCTCAAACTTCAGGGGGTTTGTCTTCACCAGGGGCAGGACCACAAAGGCTGGGCCGTTACGGCGGAAGATGAACAGCAGGATGTAGACCTTATTGCTGAAATGGGGGGGAACGCTATTCGCGCCGTACACTACCAGCATAGCGATAACTTCTATACCATCTGCGATAAAGCTGGCATCCTGGTGTGGGCGGAACTTCCCGTCGTTAACCAGGTAAGCCTTCCCGGTACTGACCCCGGCCTTTCTTTCGCACAAACTACCACCGAACAGCTCCGCGATTTGATCCGGCAGAATATCAATCACGCCAGCATCTTTACCTGGTGCCTTTTTAACGAAGTGCAGCCCGGCGGCAAAGATCCGCATCGTGACATCCGCGACCTCAATATGCAGGCACATGGCGAAGATCCTACCCGGCCTACCATCGTTGCCGCATCGCATAACTGGTGGCCCGAGTTAAATCGCATCTCAGACTGGGTAGGCTTTAACACTTATCCTTTCTGGTACACCGGCAACGAAGCAGGAAAAAGTTTTGACGCCCGCCGCCCTATCCCGCTGATACCCGCATTTTGCATCAGCGAATACGGCGCCGGCGCCAGCATGATACAACACCAGCAGCACCTTACGCTTAAAGACAAGCCGGTAGCCACAGCCGGCAGGTGGCATCCCGAGGAGTGGCAATCGTACGCCCATGAACGCATCTGGAAAGACATTGCCGACAGGCGTTATATATGGGGCTCCTTTCTTTGGCAGATGTTCGAATCCTGCACCTGGAACCGCAGGGAGGGCGACCGTGATGGTATCAACGATAAGGGGCTGATGACCTATGACCGCCAACGGAAAAAAGACACCTACTTTTTCTACAAGGCAAACTGGAACCCGGAGCCGATGGTCTATATCACCAGCAGGCGGCATGTTCGCCGTGGACAGGCCATTACGCCGGTGCGGGTATATTCCAATGCTTCTTTGGTGGAGTTAAAGGTAAACGGCAAGTCAATCGGCGCGCGGAAAACCAACGACATCCGCATTGCGGAATGGCAAGAGGTTAATCTCGCCCCGGGAAAAAACACGATAGCAGTTTCAGCGAAATGGGGTAGCAAAGTGGTTACGGATTCGTGTGAGTGGGAATATGTTCCGGGCCTGAAAGAAGTTTATCCGACGCCGGGTGATAAAGACGGAAAACCGGTTGTTGGGAAGTAG
- a CDS encoding heparinase II/III family protein, giving the protein MRNLLNRSVVLLLSSLSILHSFCADAQIVQRDILRKATQQELPGSLIPQGQFKPFPQTPGEWKQLLPDSVISSIISAGRAELKKNFRNIPATIALEYVRNGNRTDYEEISFANRRQLWNMVLAETMEGKGRFTDHILDGIWAICEETFWGISAHVRYQKAGAGLPDVEDPIVDLFEAETGGLLALTDYFIGAELDKTSKLIRRRIRYEINRRMLAPMTTAQYGWMGAGKPNAKLNNWAPWIASNYILANLLIEKDETKRVEALHIAIKIIDRYINGLGADAGCDEGPGYWSAAGGCVFDALNLLYDATGGKVNVYKDPFIRKMGAYIQKTHIAGKYFINVADAHPEITPDGLMIYRFGKNAGYEPMTNFGSLMYNSYGQTDGVGVFHSMRRVYNLLAIKDCAAYAYHENTSPDVWYSDVQLMAARSENGMFLATHAGHNGESHNHNDVGDFIVYADGFPVIIDVGPGTYTSKTFSKDRYTLWFNTSPYHNLPTVNGQEQKGGTAFTAREVDYRKTANSAQLTMNIADAYPAESGIKSWRRKVEMNKRSGAISINDTYAMNAKPASIVQSFMSVCDIDISIPGKIIFSLPNQGTVHLDYNKKLWDANKETVSLTAPEDQTLKTSWKGRPVWRVLLTAKSPAASGSVTYSIHK; this is encoded by the coding sequence ATGCGGAATTTATTGAATCGCTCAGTTGTTCTCCTGCTTTCTTCTCTCAGCATCCTGCATTCTTTTTGCGCGGACGCGCAGATCGTTCAACGTGATATCCTGCGAAAAGCCACGCAGCAGGAGCTTCCTGGCTCGCTTATTCCCCAGGGGCAGTTCAAGCCGTTCCCACAGACACCCGGCGAGTGGAAACAGTTGCTGCCGGATTCTGTCATCTCCTCGATCATCAGCGCCGGGAGAGCCGAGCTGAAAAAAAATTTCAGGAACATTCCCGCGACGATCGCTTTGGAATATGTGCGCAACGGCAACCGTACGGATTACGAGGAAATTTCCTTTGCGAACCGCAGGCAGTTATGGAATATGGTGTTAGCCGAAACCATGGAGGGCAAGGGCCGGTTTACAGATCATATCCTTGATGGGATATGGGCGATATGCGAGGAAACTTTTTGGGGTATCAGCGCGCACGTTCGTTATCAGAAAGCCGGCGCGGGCTTGCCGGATGTGGAAGATCCCATAGTTGATCTTTTTGAGGCAGAAACGGGAGGCTTACTGGCATTAACCGATTATTTCATCGGCGCTGAACTCGATAAAACGTCCAAACTGATCCGCCGCCGCATCCGGTATGAAATCAACAGGAGAATGCTGGCGCCCATGACAACCGCGCAATACGGCTGGATGGGTGCAGGTAAGCCCAATGCCAAACTCAATAACTGGGCTCCCTGGATCGCTTCCAACTATATACTGGCGAATTTACTGATCGAAAAAGATGAAACTAAGCGGGTGGAGGCGTTACATATTGCCATTAAAATTATTGACCGCTACATCAATGGGCTGGGGGCTGATGCAGGTTGCGACGAAGGCCCCGGTTACTGGAGTGCTGCCGGGGGCTGTGTATTCGACGCCTTAAACCTGTTGTACGATGCTACGGGCGGAAAAGTGAATGTGTATAAGGATCCCTTCATCCGAAAAATGGGCGCTTATATCCAGAAAACCCATATTGCCGGAAAGTATTTCATCAACGTAGCCGACGCGCATCCTGAAATAACGCCGGATGGTCTGATGATCTACCGGTTTGGTAAAAATGCCGGCTACGAACCCATGACGAATTTCGGCAGCCTGATGTATAATTCGTATGGCCAAACCGATGGCGTAGGTGTTTTTCACAGCATGCGGCGGGTCTATAATCTTTTGGCCATAAAAGATTGCGCGGCGTATGCTTACCACGAAAACACCTCCCCCGACGTATGGTACAGCGATGTTCAACTGATGGCAGCCCGCTCGGAAAATGGCATGTTCCTGGCCACGCACGCCGGTCACAACGGCGAAAGCCATAACCACAACGATGTAGGCGATTTTATCGTGTATGCCGATGGTTTCCCCGTGATCATAGATGTGGGCCCAGGTACCTATACCTCAAAGACTTTCTCAAAAGACCGATATACGTTATGGTTCAATACTTCTCCCTACCACAACCTGCCCACCGTAAACGGGCAGGAGCAAAAGGGCGGCACAGCCTTTACCGCCAGGGAGGTGGACTACCGCAAAACTGCGAATTCCGCGCAACTGACGATGAACATCGCGGACGCGTACCCCGCAGAAAGCGGCATAAAAAGCTGGCGGCGCAAAGTGGAAATGAATAAACGAAGCGGTGCTATCAGTATCAACGATACGTATGCAATGAATGCAAAACCTGCCAGTATCGTGCAATCGTTCATGTCGGTGTGTGACATCGATATTTCCATTCCCGGGAAAATAATTTTCAGCTTGCCCAACCAGGGTACAGTACACCTCGATTATAATAAAAAGTTGTGGGATGCAAACAAGGAAACAGTATCGCTCACCGCTCCTGAAGATCAGACCCTGAAAACATCCTGGAAAGGCCGGCCCGTATGGCGTGTGCTGCTCACGGCTAAATCGCCTGCTGCCAGCGGGTCGGTCACTTACAGCATTCATAAATAA